DNA from bacterium:
CTGGCAACGCTACTTACGAATTTGTCCCCATCACCGCTATTGGAACTGATGGCAGTATAGACAACAGCAAGGTTGTGACTGGAACTCTCACTAATGTGTGGAAATGTATGAGAGAGGGTATAAAATCTGGCGAGGCTATACCTCCGTGGTTTAAACTGAACATCGAAATGGGTCTGTGGAGAAATAGCATAGGAACCGTACCCAATACCGAGGTAGAAACAAGCGCTTATCAGGTTATAACACAAGATTTGAATAGAAGGTATGATGAGGATACTGCCACGTAATCCTTTTCTACCCCTACCCGCCATGGAAACCGAATTTATCGACGCTCTAACAGCGCAATACAATCTTGCCGGAGCAGCCCAGCTAGCTCACTGGAACTCAGTGGGCGAGAATTTTTACTCCTTCCATTTGTTGTTCATGAGAATCTACGAAATGGTAGAAGAAAAGATTGATACACTTGCCGAGCAGGCAAGAGGTAAAGGTATTGAGATTCCCGCTAAAATTTTTAATAGTGTCCCTGAGATTGAGTGGGACGATTGTAGTGAATTGGCCAAAGAAGTTCTCAAAGTGTGTGAAGAACTATGCGAGGCTCTGGACAAACTTCACAAGAAGGCGGATGAAAAAGCTGAGTACGGTGTTCTTAATGTAATCGAGGACATTTTATCCGATTGCAACACAGTAAAATACCTACTCAGCTCTGTTATCAACAAGATCTAGCTAGAGGATCGTATAGCAAACAGGGATTACTCCGGAGCTAGGAGAACTTATCCTGGTAAATGCGCCGTAGGACAAATCGAGAATGCGGCCACCGCTGTAAGGCCCCCTATCATTGACCCTTACAACCACGGATCTTTTACTTCTCCTATTGGTAACCCGGACCCTGGTACCCATGGGCAACCTCTTGTGCGCCGTAGTCATCTTGCTGGGGCTCATAACTTCCCCCGAAGCAGTGATTTGCCCTGCAAATCCATCGCCTTTACCATAATACGAGGCAATACCGCACTGTGTCGTGGCTACAAGTTCTGCTAGAAAAATCAAGGTAATGGGGGTTCTAGACTCCTCAAAGAGTTTAGCACAGGGACGAGGCTTGTGATCGTATGAGCACGGCCATTCGGCTCGGGGGTAGTCTGGGAGACGGTCACCGTACTCGCCGTAGCCGCCTTCCTAAAAATCTTATCGATCTCGATACTACTGAACCAGGCATTGGCATGTGGCATCTCGCAGATCCCGTAGTTGTACCGCAGCCATGCCCAAGACCAGATGTGAGCGACTTGATACAGAGCGGCGACGACATCGGCGTCAGATTCGCGGCACATGTACAGAACACTGTCATGAACCGACATGCAGAACCTAGCCTTTATACCATACCTCTGAGTCAAGTATTCCATCGCAGTCAAAAAGGCATGGAGCATCGCGCTTCCGGTAGACTGGATAACCCAGTTATTCCTCATAGTGAAGAAATCTTTCCCTACATTTTGAGGACGGAAAGCAGTAGACATTCTGG
Protein-coding regions in this window:
- a CDS encoding septal ring lytic transglycosylase RlpA family protein — translated: MTLIFLAELVATTQCGIASYYGKGDGFAGQITASGEVMSPSKMTTAHKRLPMGTRVRVTNRRSKRSVVVRVNDRGPYSGGRILDLSYGAFTRISSPSSGVIPVCYTIL